A portion of the Campylobacter concisus ATCC 51562 genome contains these proteins:
- a CDS encoding chemotaxis protein CheW encodes MDDMKEIMEDFLIEAFELIEQIDHDLVELESTPEDLELLNRIFRVAHTVKGSSSFLNFDVLTELTHHMEDVLNKARKGELKITPDIMDVVLESVDMMKGLLSSIRDHGNDTAAGIDIKNICARLTQISEGEAPAAAPEAPATPVAEPASEPVKEPEPAAPAEETPEISDAELSKLSDSEVEAEIERLLKVRKAEDQARRASKGIAPKSPSEIAPAASSTSAPAAKAESKEKDGDKKVPAASSGAVAQEQTIRVEVKRLDHLMNLIGELVLGKNRLLKIYDDVEERYEGEKFLEELNQVVSSLSLVTTDIQLAVMKTRMLPIAKVFNKFPRMIRDLSRDLGKQIDLEISGEETELDKSIVEEIGDPLVHIIRNSCDHGIEDPETRKAAGKPEKGLVQLKAYNEGNHIVVEIVDDGKGLDADMLKSKSIEKGIITEREADAMSEKEAFGLIFRPGFSTAAKVTNVSGRGVGMDVVKTNIEKLNGIIDIESEVGKGTVMKLKIPLTLAIIQSLLVGTQEEFYAIPLASVLETVRVPIDDIYTIDGKNVLRLRDEVLSLVRLSDVFGVEKAFDGGDQTYVVIIGVAEAKLGIIVDTLVGQEEIVIKSMGDYLQNIPGIAGATIRGDGRVTLIIDVGAMMEMAKDIKVDIRAEIEDSTKAKEKPSDYKVLIVDDSKMDRTIMQKALEPTGVTIIEATNGVEALNIVKSGEHSFDAILIDIEMPRMDGYTLAGEIRKYSKYRNLPLIAVTSRTSKTDRLRGVEVGMTEYITKPYSAEYLENVVRKNIKLA; translated from the coding sequence ATGGATGATATGAAAGAAATAATGGAAGACTTTTTAATAGAGGCTTTCGAACTTATTGAGCAGATAGATCACGACCTTGTTGAGCTTGAGTCAACCCCTGAAGATTTGGAATTATTAAATAGAATTTTCCGTGTTGCTCACACAGTAAAAGGTAGCTCAAGCTTTTTAAATTTTGATGTTTTAACAGAGCTTACTCACCATATGGAGGATGTTTTAAATAAAGCTAGAAAAGGCGAGCTAAAGATCACTCCAGACATTATGGACGTAGTTCTTGAGTCAGTCGATATGATGAAAGGCTTGTTAAGTAGCATTAGAGATCATGGAAATGATACAGCTGCTGGCATTGATATTAAAAACATTTGTGCAAGACTTACCCAAATTTCTGAAGGTGAGGCTCCAGCAGCAGCTCCTGAAGCTCCTGCCACACCGGTAGCTGAGCCAGCATCAGAACCGGTAAAAGAGCCAGAGCCAGCCGCGCCTGCCGAAGAAACACCAGAGATAAGTGATGCCGAGCTTTCAAAACTAAGTGATTCAGAAGTTGAAGCAGAGATAGAAAGACTCTTAAAAGTTAGAAAAGCTGAGGATCAAGCAAGGCGTGCTTCAAAAGGTATAGCTCCAAAATCTCCTAGTGAGATAGCTCCGGCTGCAAGTAGTACTTCAGCTCCAGCTGCAAAAGCAGAGAGTAAAGAAAAGGATGGAGATAAAAAGGTCCCAGCAGCAAGCAGCGGTGCAGTAGCGCAGGAACAAACTATACGCGTTGAAGTAAAAAGACTTGACCACTTAATGAACCTAATTGGTGAGCTTGTTCTTGGTAAAAACCGCTTATTAAAAATTTATGATGACGTGGAAGAGAGATATGAGGGTGAGAAATTCCTTGAAGAGCTAAATCAAGTAGTTTCAAGTCTAAGCTTAGTGACTACTGACATTCAGCTTGCCGTTATGAAGACAAGAATGCTACCAATAGCAAAAGTCTTTAATAAATTCCCACGTATGATACGCGATCTTAGCCGCGACCTTGGTAAGCAAATCGATCTTGAAATTTCAGGTGAAGAGACTGAGCTTGATAAGTCAATCGTAGAAGAGATCGGCGATCCACTAGTGCACATCATCAGAAATTCATGCGATCACGGTATCGAGGATCCTGAGACAAGAAAGGCAGCAGGTAAGCCAGAAAAAGGCCTTGTTCAGTTAAAAGCTTACAATGAAGGCAATCATATCGTTGTTGAGATAGTTGATGATGGTAAGGGTTTAGATGCTGACATGCTTAAATCTAAATCGATAGAAAAAGGCATCATCACTGAGCGCGAAGCTGATGCGATGAGCGAAAAAGAGGCATTTGGTCTTATCTTTAGACCAGGATTTTCAACTGCAGCAAAGGTTACAAACGTATCTGGCCGTGGTGTTGGTATGGACGTTGTTAAGACTAATATCGAAAAACTAAACGGCATCATTGATATTGAAAGTGAAGTTGGAAAAGGCACAGTTATGAAGCTTAAAATTCCACTAACACTTGCGATTATTCAGTCACTACTTGTTGGAACTCAAGAAGAATTTTATGCTATTCCACTTGCTAGCGTTCTTGAGACTGTTCGTGTGCCGATTGATGATATCTACACGATCGATGGCAAAAATGTACTAAGGCTAAGAGATGAAGTTTTATCTCTTGTTAGACTTTCTGACGTATTTGGTGTAGAAAAAGCTTTTGATGGTGGAGATCAAACCTATGTCGTAATAATCGGTGTTGCTGAAGCAAAACTAGGTATTATCGTCGATACTTTGGTTGGACAAGAAGAGATTGTTATTAAATCAATGGGCGATTATTTACAAAATATCCCAGGTATTGCTGGTGCTACTATTAGAGGTGATGGTCGTGTGACATTGATTATCGATGTTGGTGCTATGATGGAGATGGCAAAAGATATAAAGGTAGACATTAGGGCCGAAATAGAAGATAGCACAAAAGCAAAGGAAAAACCAAGCGATTATAAAGTCTTGATAGTTGATGATTCAAAAATGGATAGAACTATCATGCAAAAAGCGCTTGAACCAACTGGGGTAACAATAATAGAGGCCACAAATGGTGTTGAGGCATTAAACATCGTAAAATCCGGAGAACACTCTTTTGATGCGATTTTGATAGATATTGAGATGCCAAGAATGGATGGATATACACTAGCTGGAGAAATTAGAAAATACTCTAAGTACAGAAATTTACCACTTATTGCTGTTACATCAAGGACGTCAAAAACAGATAGATTGCGTGGCGTAGAAGTTGGAATGACTGAGTATATTACAAAACCATATTCAGCCGAGTACTTAGAAAATGTCGTTAGAAAGAATATAAAATTAGCTTAG
- a CDS encoding chemotaxis protein, whose amino-acid sequence MFGDNVLKTDSNEMELVDFRIFKKTENKVYEGIYGVNVAKVREIIKMPNLTELPGVPEYIEGIFDLRGVVIPVINLARWMNIIEPTEGVVIKPRVIIAEFSGILIGFIVHEAKRIRRISWKDIEPANFASGSGALDKGKITGVTRIENDEVLLILDLESIVEELGIYSPKIEFDVTDDQKLKGAALVLDDSSTARKLVKDALEKMGLSVVEAKNGVEGLERMEELYQRYGDNLSRELRVILSDIEMPQMDGYRFASTLKNDERFKEVPIVFNSSLSNDFSEIKSKEAGGAAYLTKFDASIFYQEVLKVIEAHSKSAK is encoded by the coding sequence ATGTTTGGAGATAACGTACTAAAAACGGACTCAAACGAGATGGAACTTGTTGATTTTCGTATCTTTAAAAAGACCGAAAACAAAGTATATGAAGGAATATACGGAGTCAATGTCGCAAAGGTGCGGGAGATCATTAAGATGCCAAATCTTACAGAGCTTCCAGGCGTTCCTGAGTATATCGAGGGAATTTTTGATTTAAGGGGTGTGGTGATCCCTGTCATAAATTTGGCAAGATGGATGAATATTATCGAGCCAACCGAAGGCGTAGTTATAAAGCCACGTGTTATTATTGCTGAGTTTAGCGGTATTTTGATCGGTTTTATCGTCCATGAGGCAAAAAGGATCAGGCGTATAAGCTGGAAAGATATCGAGCCTGCAAATTTTGCTTCAGGTTCTGGCGCTTTAGATAAAGGCAAAATAACAGGCGTGACAAGAATAGAAAATGATGAAGTTTTACTTATCCTTGATCTTGAAAGCATAGTAGAAGAGCTTGGAATTTACTCGCCAAAGATCGAATTTGATGTAACAGACGATCAAAAGTTAAAAGGTGCTGCTTTGGTTTTAGATGATAGCTCGACCGCTAGAAAACTAGTAAAAGATGCACTTGAGAAGATGGGACTTAGCGTGGTTGAGGCTAAAAACGGCGTTGAGGGCTTGGAGAGAATGGAAGAGCTTTATCAAAGATATGGAGATAACTTATCAAGAGAGCTTAGAGTTATCTTAAGTGATATCGAAATGCCACAGATGGATGGCTACCGCTTTGCTTCAACTCTTAAAAATGATGAAAGATTTAAAGAAGTACCAATAGTATTTAACTCCTCATTGAGTAATGATTTTAGTGAAATCAAGAGCAAAGAAGCTGGTGGTGCGGCGTATCTTACAAAATTTGATGCGAGCATATTTTATCAAGAAGTGCTAAAAGTTATTGAAGCACATTCTAAATCTGCAAAATGA
- a CDS encoding chemotaxis protein CheW, protein MNNKLNQVLSKQKQQMNGTELKNNEDIVQLVGFVVGEEEYAIPILNIQEIIKPIEYTRVPSVPDYVLGVFNLRGNVIPLIDLRKRFSLNVTKQSPSTRYIVMKDADNIAGFVIDRLTEAIRIDRNRIDPPPETLVKDKGMIYGIGKRDQNILTILKVESLLKRDF, encoded by the coding sequence ATGAACAATAAACTAAATCAAGTTTTAAGCAAACAAAAGCAGCAAATGAATGGAACTGAGCTAAAAAATAACGAAGATATAGTTCAGCTAGTAGGATTTGTTGTCGGTGAGGAGGAGTACGCAATACCTATTTTAAATATCCAAGAGATAATCAAACCTATTGAATATACACGTGTTCCTAGTGTGCCTGATTACGTTCTTGGAGTGTTTAACCTACGTGGAAATGTTATTCCGCTTATTGATTTGCGTAAGCGTTTTTCACTAAATGTCACAAAACAAAGCCCAAGCACAAGATATATCGTTATGAAAGATGCGGATAATATCGCTGGCTTTGTGATAGACCGCTTGACGGAGGCTATCAGAATAGACCGTAACAGGATCGATCCGCCACCAGAGACTTTAGTAAAAGACAAAGGCATGATTTATGGTATCGGTAAGCGCGACCAAAATATCCTTACGATATTGAAGGTCGAAAGCCTTTTAAAACGTGATTTTTAG
- the serB gene encoding phosphoserine phosphatase SerB: MIKLCVFDFDSTIMDGETIDILAAANNASEEVANITKRSMNGELDFFESLTKRVKFLKGLPLLKVNEICKNLPIMPGAGELIEALKQKGIKVVVFSGGFHNATDVMQKKLNFDANFANILHHKDGILTGKVGGEMMFGSSKGDMIDRLCGLLNLGKDEIMCVGDGANDISMFRKCDLSIAFCAKDILKKEATHCVDVKDLREILKFIR; this comes from the coding sequence TTGATAAAACTTTGTGTTTTTGACTTTGACTCTACAATAATGGACGGCGAGACGATAGATATTCTCGCCGCCGCTAATAATGCTAGTGAAGAAGTAGCCAATATAACTAAGCGTTCGATGAACGGTGAGCTTGATTTTTTTGAAAGTCTTACAAAAAGAGTAAAATTTTTAAAAGGATTACCACTTTTAAAAGTAAATGAAATTTGTAAAAATTTACCCATTATGCCAGGAGCTGGCGAGCTAATAGAAGCTTTAAAACAAAAGGGTATTAAAGTTGTGGTTTTTAGCGGTGGATTTCACAATGCAACCGATGTAATGCAAAAAAAACTTAATTTTGATGCAAATTTTGCAAATATCTTGCATCATAAAGATGGAATTTTAACAGGCAAAGTTGGCGGAGAGATGATGTTTGGTAGTTCAAAGGGGGATATGATTGACCGCTTATGTGGACTATTAAATTTAGGTAAGGACGAGATAATGTGCGTTGGAGACGGGGCCAATGACATATCGATGTTTAGAAAGTGCGATCTTAGCATTGCATTTTGTGCAAAAGATATCTTAAAAAAAGAAGCGACACATTGTGTTGATGTTAAAGACTTGCGTGAAATTTTAAAATTTATAAGGTAG
- a CDS encoding UDP-2,3-diacylglucosamine diphosphatase has product MSEYLYAPIIKEGAIFIADAHENVNRNGFLKFLRAIDSGEIKEPPQIFLLGDMFDFLTGEGEYTREFYAEHLSLINKISQKVEIFYFEGNHDFRLSNLFNKTREIWDKREMLRYKSVRVYDIYDQPANFKTINEEHVQIAHGDIFLPFIDKYALRFLRLRWFLKFMNALDKFLNFKISKAILAKLTKKNLDYKIPNFKELMSKHLQGYEAGIAIEGHYHQGEQFNIYDKFYINLPCFACEQSYFVVEYAQQKLNLLKMSLKGH; this is encoded by the coding sequence TTGAGCGAATATCTATATGCCCCCATTATAAAAGAAGGCGCGATCTTTATAGCTGATGCGCATGAAAATGTAAACCGAAATGGCTTTTTAAAATTTTTAAGAGCCATTGATAGCGGGGAGATCAAAGAGCCGCCACAAATTTTTTTGTTAGGCGATATGTTTGACTTTCTAACGGGCGAGGGCGAATACACAAGAGAATTTTACGCTGAGCACTTAAGCCTTATAAATAAAATTTCACAAAAGGTAGAAATTTTTTACTTCGAGGGCAACCACGATTTTAGACTTTCAAATTTATTTAATAAAACAAGAGAAATTTGGGATAAGCGTGAGATGCTGCGCTATAAAAGCGTTAGGGTTTATGATATTTACGATCAGCCAGCAAATTTTAAGACGATCAATGAAGAGCACGTTCAGATCGCACATGGTGATATATTTTTACCTTTTATAGATAAATATGCACTTAGGTTTTTGCGCCTTAGATGGTTTTTAAAATTTATGAATGCTTTGGATAAATTTTTAAATTTTAAAATATCGAAAGCGATACTAGCCAAACTTACCAAGAAAAATTTAGACTATAAAATTCCTAATTTTAAGGAGCTAATGAGCAAGCATTTACAAGGATATGAGGCCGGTATAGCGATAGAAGGACACTATCATCAAGGCGAGCAATTTAACATTTACGATAAGTTTTATATAAATTTACCTTGTTTTGCATGTGAGCAAAGTTATTTTGTTGTAGAATACGCCCAGCAAAAATTAAATTTGCTCAAAATGAGTTTGAAAGGACATTGA